In the genome of Octopus sinensis linkage group LG12, ASM634580v1, whole genome shotgun sequence, one region contains:
- the LOC118765565 gene encoding LOW QUALITY PROTEIN: uncharacterized protein LOC118765565 (The sequence of the model RefSeq protein was modified relative to this genomic sequence to represent the inferred CDS: inserted 1 base in 1 codon) → MTIPYNYKRFYADPEREMMIDYTKIRMDGENVTIDFKTRDIIMRQQANYGTAKFTGVRILDVTENLQLNITLTMARDPWSRIPACSECFLDIERARQLSSDRKFITFQRLTTEEEEKILPVVFTRNFTVAVVALGAIAMDNFSKSMYSKLKNNGGIVEVPITCPLLYGMSILALDTSGRRIYSGPNSKLRLSINTIPENICFSKHSTVGMSDGKIQLLVSICEVVNSVKLRITAIEENAISIITPAFRITGNITIGHFGDLRFSGDGKEIDSHINSFIRFAINDVNNGIIAPELKKNGINFLLKSYNVPNEKPATYRKLGGLKNILSNISLVISSVPGNVAKLFSPFLTKFMIPLISTIDFSREFSDKNSYLFYNSLTWTEEEFYNSVFQSAKDRFWTDIVIIRYSTIELSKSFYTAAIKYNINIRNHIILKEMKNLKPKYLQDGMLSNDLGEVKKTNLKVIFLFAPFHIQPIVFREAYLMNLSSLHGFQWVLMKKYAREFPFENHSVCNKKLECTLAFTGTYLFDSTYNVSGYQTDSWKRVLNYYFKEDRVLYKGGRVRYRSFEIGALMGLGYDAVHLYAKALAILLNKRLTFRGNKVNWLMRKTTIHGLTDKVSLNAYGDRIGYFGYLAQVNPIPRWPYLPKSKVITYVKCIKRSEDGIQLEIPYESEILPHNKTAALVAFPVGKAHNTRRYISLSGMVSLNTQKMMPKEGEDWPPTLFMRTESIVPPYYCVHACGYKLKDPSNINVFDRGICRPGNKCECFEGFEGKYCHTISCQCKNGVCQVDGTCVCNAGYKGVTCKQPICKKCHAGICKKPHECVCSTILYIGKHCDVHIMSIIIPLCVGLTLLCCFFYFMLTILDRKTKRVSFQEWLIDWDTVTKPERIVTAETYTGIINKQVAVYRWDDQEWYVKKINSKTILPDDKKIISDMVKLTKTRHYNLIQYGGCCLTYPNVSLFMEIADKGSIADVLANETFEIGWAFGFSFLKDICCGMEYLHDKSEIKSHGRLKSSNCLVDKRWTVRLSGFGAPFLRYGSYRIPESEEMYDLKDLFWTAPELLRESTNLDGVKWGTPEGDVYSFAIIACEIVTKAKPYHYELKHLSEKSILELIKDSKSPDNKEIRRVWESIGGGKMIFTRPILSDDLLPNSKLSKKLFKKMLEESWNEKASSRPTFNNISIILNQMYPIKGELIDKLIHLLETYSNNLEIIVIERTRELEEKKAKAEQLLGQMLPPKVACELKQVGEVIPELFENATVFFSDIVNFGRICKESXPMEIVDFLNEVYKIFDSVLDGYDVYKVETISDSYMVVSGIPEKNGDRHAGEIATMALDLMSHVTLLHADPMETDVLQLRVGMHSGPVVSGVVGKLMPRYCLFGDTVNTASRMQSSSYALHIQVSETTATLLDTLGGYILESRGQRQVKGRGLMTTYWLWGKDTFMKELPDISLGVPLSQHKFK, encoded by the exons ATGACAATTCCTTACAATTATAAACGTTTCTATGCTGACCcagagagagaaatgatgatTGATTACACTAAAATTCGAATGGATGGAGAGAATGTAACAATTGATTTTAAAACACGAGATATAATAATGCGTCAACAAGCAAATTATGGTACGGCAAAATTTACTGGAGTTCGAATTTTAGACGTAACAGAAAATTTGCAACTAAATATTACTTTAACCATGGCAAGAGACCCATGGAGCAGAATTCCTGCTTGCTCAGAATGTTTCCTTGACATCGAACGTGCAAGACAGTTGTCCAGTGACAGAAAGTTTATTACTTTCCAACGATTAACAactgaggaagaggaaaagattCTACCTGTTGTCTTCACGAGGAATTTCACAGTAGCAGTTGTAGCGTTAGGTGCCATTGCTATGGACAACTTCTCAAAAAGTATGTATTCTAAACTTAAAAATAATGGGGGAATTGTAGAAGTACCTATCACTTGTCCTTTACTTTACGGCATGAGTATTTTAGCACTGGATACTTCAGGTCGTCGGATCTATTCAGGCCCTAACTCCAAATTACGCCTATCTATTAATACAATCCCAGAAAATATATGTTTTTCAAAACATAGCACCGTGGGAATGTCAGATGGAAAAATCCAGTTATTGGTATCTATTTGTGAAGTAGTCAATTCCGTCAAATTAAGAATAACTGCAATTGAGGAGAACGCTATTTCTATCATAACTCCGGCTTTTCGTATAACAGGAAACATTACAATTGGACATTTTGGTGACCTTCGATTTAGTGGCGATGGAAAAGAAATTGACTCACATATCAATTCTTTTATCCGATTCGCTATCAATGATGTTAACAATGGTATTATTGCTCCAGAGTTAAAAAAAAACGGTATAAACTTCCTATTGAAGTCGTACAATGTTCCAAATGAAAAACCTGCAACCTATAGAAAACTTGggggtttaaaaaatattttaagtaataTTAGTTTGGTTATAAGTTCTGTTCCAGGAAATGTTGCTAAACTTTTTAGCCCATTTTTAACGAAGTTTATGATACCACTTATTTCGACAATCGACTTTTCCAGAGAATTCTCCGATAAAAATTCATACCTATTTTATAACAGTTTAACTTGGACCGAAGAGGAATTTTATAATTCCGTGTTTCAATCAGCCAAAGATAGATTTTGGACTGATATTGTAATCATTCGATATTCGACTATTGAACTTAGTAAGTCATTCTATACTGCGGCTATCAAATACAACATCAATATACGAAATCACAtcattttgaaagaaatgaaaaatcttAAACCCAAGTATTTGCAAGATGGTATGCTCAGTAATGATTTGGGGGAAGTGAAAAAAACTAACTTGAAAGTAATCTTTCTGTTTGCTCCATTCCATATACAGCCAATCGTCTTTCGAGAAGCCTATCTTATGAACCTTTCTTCTCTGCATGGATTCCAATGGGTTTTAATGAAAAAGTACGCGCGAGAGTTTCCATTTGAGAACCATTCGGTTTGTAACAAAAAGTTAGAATGCACATTAGCTTTTACTGGAACCTACCTCTTTGATTCGACCTACAATGTATCGGGTTACCAAACAGATAGTTGGAAACGAgttcttaattattattttaaagaagaCCGTGTACTTTACAAAGGTGGAAGAGTTCGTTATAGATCCTTTGAAATAGGAGCGTTAATGGGATTGGGTTATGACGCCGTGCACCTTTACGCTAAAGCGTTAGCCATACTTCTCAATAAACGACTAACATTTAGAGGTAACAAAGTTAATTGGCTCATGCGCAAGACAACTATACATGGACTAACAGATAAAGTATCTTTAAATGCATACGGTGATAGAATTGGTTATTTCGGTTATCTGGCCCAAGTTAACCCAATCCCACGTTGGCCATATTTGCCGAAATCTAAAGTTATAACTTACGTAAAATGTATTAAGAGATCGGAAGACGGTATTCAATTAGAAATACCTTACGAATCGGAAATACTTCCTCACAATAAAACTGCGGCACTGGTAGCATTTCCTGTCGGTAAGGCACATAACACTAGACGATACATATCTTTATCGGGGATGGTTAGTCTCAATACACAAAAAATGATGCCAAAAGAGGGTGAAGATTGGCCACCAACCCTTTTTATGCGAACAGAAAGTATAGTTCCACCATATTATTGCGTTCATGCCTGTGGATACAAATTAAAAGACCCTAGTAATATTAATGTTTTCGATCGAGGAATATGTCGTCCTGGTAACAAATGCGAATGCTTTGAAGGATTCGAAGGGAAGTATTGTCACACAATTTCATGTCAATGTAAAAATGGTGTGTGCCAGGTTGACGGTACGTGCGTGTGTAATGCTGGCTATAAAGGTGTTACTTGTAAACAACCAATCTGCAAAAAATGTCATGCTGGTATATGCAAAAAaccacatgaatgtgtgtgcagtACTATATTATACATTGGAAAGCATTGCGACGTTCATATTATGAGCATCATAATACCACTCTGTGTAGGATTGACTcttctgtgttgttttttttatttcatgttgacaATTTTGGATCGAAAGACGAAAAGAGTGAGTTTTCAGGAATGGCTGATTGACTGGGATACAGTAACTAAACCTGAGCGCATAGTTACGGCAGAGACGTACACAGGTATTATTAACAAACAAGTTGCGGTTTATCGATGGGACGATCAGGAATGGTATGTGAAAAAGATTAATAGTAAGACAATTCTTCCTGATGATAAAAAGATTATTTCGGACATGGTCAAGTTAACTAAGACTAGACATTATAATCTGATCCAATACGGTGGATGCTGTTTGACTTATCCTAACGTCAGTTTGTTCATGGAAATTGCTGACAAGGGGAGTATAGCGGATGTACTTGCCAATGAAACATTTGAGATCGGATGGGCATTtggattttcatttttaaaagatatatgttGCGGAATGGAATATTTGCATGACAAATCTGAAATCAAAAGCCATGGACGTCTGAAATCTTCCAACTGCTTGGTTGATAAGCGCTGGACTGTACGTCTGTCAGGATTTGGTGCACCGTTTCTTCGTTATGGAAGCTACAGAATCCCAGAGTCTGAAGAAATGTATGATTTAAAAGATCTTTTTTGGACCGCACCCGAACTACTGAGGGAAAGCACAAATCTCGACGGGGTAAAATGGGGCACACCGGAAGGAGATGTCTATTCATTTGCTATCATTGCGTGTGAAATTGTGACGAAGGCAAAACCATACCATTATGAACTGAAACATTTAAGTGAAAAAAGCATTTTAGAACTCATTAAAGATTCAAAGTCAccggacaataaagaaatacgacGTGTATGGGAGAGTATTGGTGGAGGTAAAATGATTTTTACGAGACCAATTTTAAGTGATGATTTATTACCAAACAGTAAGCTATCTAAGAAGCTGTTTAAAAAAATGCTTGAAGAGTCTTGGAATGAGAAGGCATCGTCACGACCGACTTTTAATAATATTAGCATAATTCTAAATCAAATGTACCCCATAAAAGGAGAACTTATAGATAAATTAATCCACCTCTTGGAAACTTACTccaataatttagaaataatcgtGATAGAAAGAACCAGAgaactagaagaaaaaaaagctaaaGCTGAGCAGCTATTGGGCCAGATGTTGCCCCCGAAAGTAGCTTGTGAACTGAAACAAGTTGGTGAAGTGATACCGGAATTATTCGAAAATGCCACGGTATTCTTCAGTGATATCGTGAATTTTGGCCGAATATGTAAAGAAA AGCCAATGGAAATCGTTGATTTTTTAAAtgaagtttataaaatatttgactCAGTTTTGGACGGCTATGATGTTTACAAAGTGGAAACCATCAGCGATTCCTACATGGTAGTTAGTGGTATTCCAGAAAAGAATGGTGATCGCCATGCAGGAGAAATTGCAACAATGGCTTTAGATCTGATGTCACATGTTACTCTACTCCATGCTGATCCCATGGAAACTGACGTGCTGCAGTTACGAGTGGGAATGCATTCCGGCCCGGTAGTAAGTGGCGTGGTGGGGAAACTAATGCCTAGATATTGTCTATTCGGAGACACCGTCAACACAGCTTCCAGAATGCAGTCTAGTTCTTATGCCTTACACATTCAAGTGAGCGAGACTACTGCAACACTTCTTGATACATTAGGCGGTTATATCTTAGAAAGTAGAGGACAGAGACAAGTAAAAGGTCGCGGATTAATGACAACGTACTGGCTGTGGGGTAAGGACACATTTATGAAAGAATTACCTGATATATCCCTGGGAGTCCCTCTCTCACAACACAAATTCAAATAA
- the LOC118765611 gene encoding uncharacterized protein LOC118765611 — protein sequence MDMKERRIYSGPHSTSRLNINTIPKDICLSKDYTRNMSEGKALVFVSICEVVNSVKLIITYDGPPTVTYRTPAFRIIGNITIGHFGDLRFSGDGKEIDSHINSFIRFAINDVNNGIIVPELRKKGLKLYLKSYNIPNEKSATYRKLGDLETISTNIHLVISSIPGNVANVFSPFIVKFRIPYISTIDSTREYIDKDIYPLYNSISWSEEAFYNSVFQCAKDRFWTDVVILRYHDINLTGLFYSVAIKYKINLRNEFVFGAVKDLKPKNLYDRKLKSSLEAVKRTNLKVIFLFAPFHIQPIVFREAYLMNLSSLHGFQWILMRKYAREFPFENHSVCNKKLECTLAFTGTYLFDSTYNVSGYQTDSWKRVLNYYFKEDRVLYKGGRVRYRSFEIGALMGLGYDAVHLYAKALAILLNKQLTLNGAKVNWLMRKITIHGLTDKVSLNAYGDRIGYFGYLAQVNPIPRWPYLPKSKIITYVKCIKRSEDGIQLEIPYESKILPHNKTAALVAFPVGKVHNTRQYISLSGMVSLNTQKMMPKEGEDWPPTIFIRTESIVPPYYCVHACGEKLKDPGNINVFDGGICRPDDKCECFEGFEGKHCHTVQCHCLHGLCTIEGSCICNPGYTGPSCGAAICEDCNFGVCVKPGVCECTTIVYFGENCAIHISSIIVPILFAALILIGIFYVVAGITSSKTKSIIYQDWMIDWDNVTVPEKLGMVGQSKGIINKTVAAYRWDNENWYVKKINSKTIPPDDKKIISDMVKLTKTRHYNLIRYGGCCLTYPNVSLFMEIADKGSIADVLANETFEIGWEFGFSFLKDICCGMEYLHDKSEIKSHGRLKSSNCLVDKRWTVRLSGFGAPSLRYGSYRIPESEEMSDLKDLFWTAPELLRDNTNLDGVKSGTPQGDVYSFAIIACEIVTKVKPYHYELKHLSEKSILDLIKDSHSRANKEIRRVWESIGGGKMIFTRPILSEDLLPNSNLSKKLFKKMLEESWNEKESSRPTFNKLSIILNQMYPIKGELIDKLIHLLETYSNNLEMVVIERTRELEEKKAKAEQLLGQMLPPKVACELKQVGEVIPELFENATVFFSDIVNFGRICKESKPMEIVDFLNEVYKLFDSVVDGYDVYKVESISDSYMVVSGIPEKNGDRHAGEIATMALDLMSYVTLLHVPNTESNVLQLRIGMHSGPVVSGVVGKLLPRFCLFGDTVNTASRMQSSSYALHIQVSENTAAILDSLGGYKLECRGEREVRGRGLMTTYWLWGKDTFMKEFPDISLGVPLSQHKFK from the coding sequence ATGGATATGAAAGAACGTCGGATCTATTCAGGTCCTCACTCCACATCACGCCTAAATATTAATACAATCCCAAAAGATATATGTTTGTCAAAGGACTACACTAGGAATATGTCAGAAGGAAAAGCTCTcgtatttgtatctatatgtgaGGTAGTCAACTCCGTCAAACTGATAATAACTTACGATGGTCCACCTACTGTTACTTACAGAACTCCAGCTTTTCGTATAATAGGAAACATTACAATTGGACATTTTGGTGACCTTCGATTTAGTGGTGATGGAAAGGAAATTGACTCACATATCAATTCTTTTATACGATTCGCAATCAATGATGTTAATAATGGTATTATTGTCCCagaattaagaaagaaaggattgaaattatatttgaagtCGTATAATATTCCAAACGAAAAATCTGCAACCTATAGAAAACTTGGGGATTTGGAAACTATTTCAACTAATATTCATTTGGTTATAAGTTCCATTCCAGGAAATGTTGCTAATGTTTTTAGTCCGTTCATAGTGAAGTTTAGGATACCTTATATTTCGACGATCGATTCTACCAGAGAATACATCGATAAAGATATATACCCATTGTATAATAGTATAAGTTGGTCAGAGGAGGCGTTCTATAATTCAGTGTTTCAATGTGCTAAAGATAGGTTTTGGACTGACGTTGTAATCCTTCGATATCACGATATTAATTTAACTGGTTTATTCTATTCTGTGGCTATCAAATACAAAATTAACTTACGCAATGAATTTGTCTTTGGGGCAGTAAAAGATTTAAAACCGAAGAACTTGTATGACAGGAAGCTGAAATCATCGTTGGAAGCAGTGAAAAGAACTAACTTGAAAGTAATCTTTCTGTTTGCTCCATTCCATATACAGCCAATCGTCTTTCGAGAAGCCTATCTTATGAACCTTTCTTCTCTGCATGGATTCCAATGGATTTTAATGAGAAAATACGCGCGAGAGTTTCCATTTGAGAACCATTCGGTTTGTAACAAAAAATTAGAATGCACATTAGCTTTTACTGGAACCTACCTCTTTGATTCGACCTACAATGTATCGGGTTACCAAACAGATAGTTGGAAACGAgttcttaattattattttaaagaagaCCGTGTACTTTACAAAGGTGGAAGAGTTCGTTATAGATCCTTTGAAATAGGAGCGTTAATGGGATTGGGTTATGACGCCGTGCACCTTTACGCTAAAGCGTTAGCCATACTTCTCAATAAACAACTAACACTTAACGGTGCGAAGGTTAATTGGCTCATGCGCAAGATAACTATACATGGACTAACAGATAAAGTATCTTTAAATGCATACGGTGATAGAATTGGTTATTTCGGTTATCTGGCCCAAGTTAACCCAATCCCACGTTGGCCATATTTGCCGAAATCTAAAATTATAACTTACGTAAAGTGTATTAAGAGATCGGAAGACGGTATTCAATTAGAAATACCTTACGAATCGAAAATACTTCCTCACAATAAAACTGCGGCACTGGTAGCATTTCCTGTCGGTAAGGTACATAACACTAGACAATACATATCTTTATCGGGGATGGTTAGTCTCAATACACAAAAAATGATGCCAAAAGAGGGTGAAGATTGGCCGCCAACCATTTTTATTCGGACAGAAAGTATAGTTCCACCATATTATTGCGTTCATGCGTGTGGTGAAAAGTTAAAAGACCCCGGTAATATTAATGTTTTTGATGGAGGAATATGTCGTCCAGATGACAAATGCGAATGCTTTGAAGGATTCGAAGGGAAGCATTGTCACACTGTTCAGTGCCATTGTTTACACGGCCTTTGCACTATTGAAGGTTCTTGCATATGTAATCCTGGTTATACAGGTCCCTCTTGTGGTGCAGCAATTTGTGAGGATTGTAATTTTGGTGTATGTGTAAAACCAGGTGTATGTGAATGCACTACTATAGTATATTTCGGTGAAAATTGTGCTATTCATATTTCATCCATCATTGTTCCAATATTATTTGCAGCACTTATTCTCATTGGTATCTTTTATGTCGTGGCAGGAATAACTAGCTCGAAGACGAAAAGTATAATCTATCAAGACTGGATGATTGATTGGGACAACGTTACTGTACCTGAAAAATTAGGTATGGTAGGACAATCCAAGGGAATAATTAACAAAACGGTTGCAGCTTATAGATGGGACAATGAGAACTGGTATGTGAAAAAGATTAATAGTAAGACAATTCCTCCTGATGATAAAAAGATTATTTCAGACATGGTCAAGTTAACTAAAACTAGACATTATAATCTGATTCGATACGGTGGATGCTGTTTGACTTATCCTAACGTCAGTTTGTTCATGGAAATTGCTGACAAGGGGAGTATAGCGGATGTACTTGCCAATGAAACATTTGAGATCGGATGGGAATTtggattttcatttttaaaagatatatgttGCGGAATGGAATATTTGCATGACAAATCTGAAATCAAAAGCCATGGACGTCTGAAATCTTCCAACTGCTTGGTTGATAAGCGCTGGACTGTACGTCTGTCAGGATTTGGTGCACCGTCTCTTCGTTATGGCAGCTACAGAATCCCAGAGTCTGAAGAAATGTCTGATTTAAAAGATCTTTTTTGGACCGCACCCGAACTACTGAGGGATAACACAAATCTCGATGGAGTAAAGTCGGGCACACCGCAAGGAGATGTCTATTCATTTGCTATCATTGCGTGTGAAATTGTGACGAAGGTAAAACCATACCATTACGAACTGAAACATTTAAGTGAAAAAAGCATTTTAGATCTCATTAAAGATTCACATTCACgggccaataaagaaatacgacGTGTATGGGAGAGTATTGGTGGAGGTAAAATGATTTTTACAAGACCAATTTTAAGTGAAGATTTATTACCAAACAGTAATCTATCTAAGAAGCTGTTTAAAAAAATGCTCGAAGAGTCTTGGAATGAGAAGGAATCTTCACGACCGACTTTTAATAAGCTTAGCATCATTCTAAATCAAATGTACCCCATAAAAGGAGAACTTATAGATAAATTAATCCACCTCTTGGAAACTTATTCCAATAATTTAGAAATGGTTGTAATAGAAAGAACCAGAgaactagaagaaaaaaaagctaaaGCTGAGCAGCTATTGGGCCAGATGTTGCCCCCGAAAGTAGCTTGTGAACTGAAACAAGTTGGTGAAGTGATACCGGAATTATTCGAAAATGCCACGGTATTCTTCAGTGATATCGTGAATTTTGGCCGAATATGTAAAGAAAGTAAACCAATGGAAATCGTTGATTTTTTAAATGAAGTTTATAAATTATTTGACTCAGTGGTGGACGGCTATGATGTTTATAAAGTGGAATCCATCAGCGATTCCTACATGGTAGTTAGTGGTATTCCAGAAAAGAATGGTGATCGCCATGCAGGAGAAATTGCAACAATGGCTTTAGATCTGATGTCATATGTTACTCTACTCCATGTTCCCAACACGGAAAGTAATGTGCTACAATTACGAATTGGAATGCATTCCGGCCCGGTAGTAAGTGGCGTGGTGGGGAAACTATTGCCTAGATTTTGTCTATTCGGAGACACCGTCAACACAGCTTCCAGAATGCAGTCTAGTTCTTATGCCTTACACATTCAAGTGAGCGAGAATACTGCAGCAATTCTTGATTCTTTAGGCGGTTATAAATTAGAATGTAGAGGGGAAAGAGAAGTAAGAGGTCGCGGATTAATGACAACGTACTGGTTGTGGGGTAAGGACACATTTATGAAAGAATTCCCTGATATATCCCTGGGAGTCCCTCTCTCACAACACAAATTCAAATAA